From the Actinopolymorpha singaporensis genome, the window GTGGGCAGGAGTACGTGCAGGCCGACCGTCTCGTCCACCTCGTCGCGCAGCCGGGTCATCACCGGGCGGGCGGCGTCGAGCACGCTGGCCGGGGCGGCGCCGACCCTGGCCAGCCGCAGCAGCAGCGGGCCGAGCGCGTAGCGGCGGTCGCGGGACTGGCGTACGAGACGGTTGTCCTGCAGCGCGCTGAGCAGCCGGTGGGTCGTGCTCGTCGACAGGCCGGTGCGGCGCGCCAGGTCGCTGATACCGAGCTCGGGATGCGCGGTGTCGAAGCAGCGCAGGATCGCGACGGCGCGGTCGATGGACTGTACGCCGCGGCGCCGCCCGGACGTCACGGACGTCACGGACGTCTCGGCCGGTTCGTTCGGCGAATCGTCGCGAGTCGTTGACCTCACCCTTCCGGCGGTGCGTAGGTGGTGCGCAGGTCACGGGGTCCTGAATTGCGAGCGATTATCCCACTTGGCGGCATTACCGGCATTGGTTTCCGGCGATGACCCTCACCGGCGGCGACCGCTTCCTGCCGCGCCGTACCCGTCGACTCGCCCGAACCCATCCGGTCGAGCGCCTCGCTCATGGGCCCGCCGGCGGATAGCCTGCGAGCGCGAACCCCGCAAAAGCCCCGCGGGGCGGTGAGAGGAGCCGGCGTGCACGTAGGTCTGATTCTCCCGATGGGTGATGAGCAGGAGCCCGGAGTGCCCCGCGGCTACGCCGGCATCCGCGACCTCGCCGTCCGGGCCGAGGCGCAGGGCCTGGACTCGATCTGGGTCTACGACCACCTCGTGGGTGACTCCACCGACGACAGTGCCGGCTCCCCCTGGGAGGCCTGGACCGTGCTGACGGCGCTGGCCGAGGCCACCTCGACCGTCCGGCTGGGTGCGCTGGTCCTGTGTACGGCGTTCCGGCCGCCCGGCGTACTGGCCCGGATGGCCGACACCCTGCAGGAGGTCAGCGGCGGCCGGCTGGTCCTCGGTCTCGGCGCGGGCTGGCACGAGCCGGAGTTCCAGGCGTTCGACCTGCCCTTCGACCACCGGGTGGGGCGGTTCGACGAGGCCCTGCAGATCATCACCACGATGCTGCGCACCGGCCGGGCGACCATCGCAGGTGAGTACCACCGCGTGCAGGACGCGCCGGTCCGCGACCGGCCCGACCGGCCGGTGCCGCCGGTGCTGGTCGCGGGCGTTCGGCCGCGGATGCTCGGGCTCGCCGCGCAGTACGCCGACCTGTGGAACCTCGCGTGGTTCGGGCTGCCCGGAGACCGCTTCCGCCAGGCGAACGCTGCGCTCGACCAGGCCTGCCGCGACGTCGGCCGCGATCCGGCCACGCTGGCCCGCACCGCCGGTGTGCAGGTGGCCGCGCCGACGGCCGCCAACGCCGAGGAGAAGCCCGAGCGGCTGATCCGCGGCGACGTCGACGAGGTGGCCGCGGCGTTCGCCGCCTGGGAGGCCGAGGGGGTCTCGGAGCTGATCTGCTCACCCGACCCGGCCGACCCCGACACGGTGACCCTGATCGCCGACGCCTGCGCGCGCTACCGCGAGAACGCCGGCCGTACGACCGACACCTCCCCGCGGGTGCGGTAGCCGGCGCGCGGTGGGTTCAGGCGAGCTGGTCCGGCGGAGCTTCCTGAGCCGCCTGAGCCGCCTGAGCCGGCTCGGTGAGCCGCAGCCGGACGGCACGGAACCGCTCCGGCGTCGCCCGCAGCACGGCGAGCTTCGGGTCGGGCACGTCCAGGTGCGGCCCGGTCACCAGCGCCCGCAGCGGCGCCAGTCTCGGGTCCTGCAGCACCTGGCCCACGGCTCGACGATCACCGCCGACGACCACCGCGGCCAGGTCGGAAAGATGAGGCAGCACCACCCGGGCGGCCACGTCCGCCGCCGCGGCGAACGCCTCCCGGGCCTGCTTCTCCCGGCGCCGCGCGAAGCGCTGCTGGGACCATCCACCCGCGGCGGTGCGGCCCTGCACCAGGCGCGAGCCGACCTTCGACCTACGCAGCACGGGGCCGTCGAACACCCCCGCGGCGTAGCCGCCCATCCGCACCAGCACCACACCGACCGTGCGGTCCCGGATCACGTGCGCCACCAGCCCGGCGTACGGCAACGCCGGATCGGGGGTGAGCGGCGGGAAGGGCACGCCGACCTCCACCCGGGCACCGTCGGCCGCGCGCACGATCACGGAGGTGCCGTCGGCCGGCACCTCTGCGTCGCTTCGGGCGGCCGGGTCCGCAGGGCCGCCGTGCCGGGTGAGAAAACCCGCCAGCCAACGGTCGAGCCGATCCGGCCCGACCGTCAGCTCGCGGGTGGATTCCTCTAGGCCGGCAACGGATCCGGACTCCGGCTCGAAGGCCGGCTCAGACGTTGAAGCCGAGGGCACGCAGCTGTTCCCGGCCGTCGTCGGTGATCTTGTCCGGCCCCCACGGCGGCATCCAGACCCAGTTGATCCGGAACGCCTCCACGATGCCGTCGAGGGCGACCTGCGTCTGGTCCTCGATCACGTCGGTCAGCGGGCACGCGGCCGAGGTGAGGGTCATGTCGATGGTCGCCACGCCCTCGTCGTCCAGGCTCACGCCGTACACCAGGCCGAGGTCGACGACGTTGATGCCCAGTTCCGGGTCGACGACGTCCTTCATCGCCTCGAGCAGGTCGTCCTCGCTCGTCTTCACGGCCTCGCTCATCGGCCGGCTCCCTTCTCGTCGTTGTCCGCATCGCCAGCGTGGTGGTCGTCGGCACCGGCCGACGCCGTGGCACCGGACACGTCCAGCGTGCCCGCACCGTCCGGCTGGTCCACCTGTGCCTTCGCGGTCGCGTCCTTCCACGCCATCCAGGACAGCAACGCGCACTTGATCCGGGCGGGGTACTTGGAGACGCCGGCGAACGCGATGCCGTCCTCCAGCACGTCCTCGTCGGGTTCGAGCTTCCCCTTGGACTGCATCAGCGTGAGGAACTCGTCGTGCAGCCGCAAGGCTTCCTTGACAGTCTTGCCGTGCACCAGGTCGTACATCACCGATGCCGACGCCTGGCTGATCGAGCACCCCATGCTGTCGTACGACACGTCCGCGACCCGCGCGTCGGCACCCTCGCCCTCCAGGTGCACCCGCAGCGTCACCTCGTCACCGCAGGTGGGGTTGACGTGGTAGACCTCGGCCTCGAACGGCTCCCGCAGGCCCTTGCCGTGCGGGTTCTTGTAGTGGTCCAGGATGATGTCCTGGTACAACGCCTCGACCTGCATCAGGTCAGCACCGTCCTGTCGTCTGCGGCTGGTCAGCTCGTGGTGGTCGCGCCCGACCGCCCGCTCGTCCCCACGGTCGTCTCGGCCACGCCGAAGAACCGCCGGACCTGCTCGATCCCGTCGGCGAGTACGTCGATCTCGGCGCGGTTGTTGTAGAGGTAGAACGTCGCCCGGGTGGTGGCCGGAATCTTGTAGCGACGCACGATCGGCCAGGCGCAGTGGTGCCCGACTCGCACCTGGATGCCGAGCTCGTCGAGCACCTGGCCCACGTCGTGCGGGTGGAGCTCGTCGACGACGAAGGACACCGCGCCGCCGCGTGCCTCCGCGGTGGGCGGCCCGATGATGCGCACGCCGGGGATCTCCGGCAGGCGTTCCAGCGCGTACGCCGTGAGGTCGCGTTCGTGCGCCTCGACCGCCTCCATGCCGACTGTCTGGAGGTAGTCGACCGCGGCGCCCAGTCCGATGGCCTGCGCGATGTTGGGTACGCCGGCCTCGAACCGCTGCGGTGGCGCGGCGAACGTCGTCCCCTCCATCCGCACGACCTCGATCATCGACCCGCCGGTGAGGAACGGCGGCATCGCGGCCAGCAGCTCGTGCCGGCCGACGAGAACGCCGATCCCGGTGGGCCCGAGCATCTTGTGGCCGGAGAACACCAGGAAGTCCACGTCCAGGCGGGCGAAGTCGACCGGCTGGTGCGGCACCGACTGCGCGGCGTCCAGTACGACCAGCGCGCCGACAGCGTGCGCACGGGGCACGATCAGGTCGAGCGGATTGACCGTGCCGAGCACGTTGGACTGGTGGGTGAGCGCCACCAGCCTGGTGCGCTCGTTGATCAGCTCGTCGATGCCGGACAGGTCCAGCCGGCCGTCGTCGGTGAGGCCGAACCACCGCAGCGTCGCACCGGTGCGCCGGCAGAGCTCCTGCCAGGGCACGAGGTTGGCGTGGTGCTCCATCTCGGTGACGACGACCTCGTCGCCCGGCCCGATCCGGAAGCGCTCCGCCTCCGGCCCGGCGGTGGCGGCGTTGCTCATGGCGTAGGCCACGAGGTTGATGCCCTCGGTGGCGTTCTTGGTGAACACCACCTCGTCCACCCCGGCACCGACGAACGCGGCGATCCGGGCGCGCGCGGACTCGTAGAGGTCGGTCGCCTCCTCGGCGAGCCGGTGCGCGCCCCGGTGCACCGCGGCGTTGTGCTGCTCGTAGAAGTCCCGCTCGGCGTCGAGCACCTGGCGCGGCTTGTGCGAGGTGGCCCCGCTGTCGAGGTAGACCAGCGGCCGGCCACCGGGCATGACCCGCTCCAGGATCGGGAAGTCCTTGCGGATCCGCTCCACGTCCAGGCCGGTCCGGTCGGCGATCACGACGATGCGCCCGCCTTCTGGTAGCTCGCGTACCCCTCGGCCTCGAGCTTCTCGGCGAGCTCGGGGCCGCCCTCCTCCGCGACCCGGCCGTCGACGAAGACGTGCACGTAGTCGGGGGTGATGTAGCGCAGGATGCGGGTGTAGTGGGTGATCAGCAGGACACCCTTGTCACCCTTGCCGTGGAAGCGG encodes:
- the sufU gene encoding Fe-S cluster assembly sulfur transfer protein SufU; translated protein: MQVEALYQDIILDHYKNPHGKGLREPFEAEVYHVNPTCGDEVTLRVHLEGEGADARVADVSYDSMGCSISQASASVMYDLVHGKTVKEALRLHDEFLTLMQSKGKLEPDEDVLEDGIAFAGVSKYPARIKCALLSWMAWKDATAKAQVDQPDGAGTLDVSGATASAGADDHHAGDADNDEKGAGR
- a CDS encoding cysteine desulfurase: MADRTGLDVERIRKDFPILERVMPGGRPLVYLDSGATSHKPRQVLDAERDFYEQHNAAVHRGAHRLAEEATDLYESARARIAAFVGAGVDEVVFTKNATEGINLVAYAMSNAATAGPEAERFRIGPGDEVVVTEMEHHANLVPWQELCRRTGATLRWFGLTDDGRLDLSGIDELINERTRLVALTHQSNVLGTVNPLDLIVPRAHAVGALVVLDAAQSVPHQPVDFARLDVDFLVFSGHKMLGPTGIGVLVGRHELLAAMPPFLTGGSMIEVVRMEGTTFAAPPQRFEAGVPNIAQAIGLGAAVDYLQTVGMEAVEAHERDLTAYALERLPEIPGVRIIGPPTAEARGGAVSFVVDELHPHDVGQVLDELGIQVRVGHHCAWPIVRRYKIPATTRATFYLYNNRAEIDVLADGIEQVRRFFGVAETTVGTSGRSGATTTS
- a CDS encoding metal-sulfur cluster assembly factor, whose translation is MSEAVKTSEDDLLEAMKDVVDPELGINVVDLGLVYGVSLDDEGVATIDMTLTSAACPLTDVIEDQTQVALDGIVEAFRINWVWMPPWGPDKITDDGREQLRALGFNV
- a CDS encoding LLM class flavin-dependent oxidoreductase; this encodes MGPPADSLRARTPQKPRGAVRGAGVHVGLILPMGDEQEPGVPRGYAGIRDLAVRAEAQGLDSIWVYDHLVGDSTDDSAGSPWEAWTVLTALAEATSTVRLGALVLCTAFRPPGVLARMADTLQEVSGGRLVLGLGAGWHEPEFQAFDLPFDHRVGRFDEALQIITTMLRTGRATIAGEYHRVQDAPVRDRPDRPVPPVLVAGVRPRMLGLAAQYADLWNLAWFGLPGDRFRQANAALDQACRDVGRDPATLARTAGVQVAAPTAANAEEKPERLIRGDVDEVAAAFAAWEAEGVSELICSPDPADPDTVTLIADACARYRENAGRTTDTSPRVR
- a CDS encoding acVLRF1 family peptidyl-tRNA hydrolase, encoding MPSASTSEPAFEPESGSVAGLEESTRELTVGPDRLDRWLAGFLTRHGGPADPAARSDAEVPADGTSVIVRAADGARVEVGVPFPPLTPDPALPYAGLVAHVIRDRTVGVVLVRMGGYAAGVFDGPVLRRSKVGSRLVQGRTAAGGWSQQRFARRREKQAREAFAAAADVAARVVLPHLSDLAAVVVGGDRRAVGQVLQDPRLAPLRALVTGPHLDVPDPKLAVLRATPERFRAVRLRLTEPAQAAQAAQEAPPDQLA